From the genome of Chlorocebus sabaeus isolate Y175 chromosome 2, mChlSab1.0.hap1, whole genome shotgun sequence, one region includes:
- the COL20A1 gene encoding collagen alpha-1(XX) chain isoform X2 has protein sequence MAWPLTLHSLSTMSSRAPAHLGLCLWLWLSTTLGREQGQASGHLRLTVLPEDQLQMKWRESEGSGLGYLVQVQPMAGDSEQEVILTTKTPKATVGGLSPSKGYTLQIFELTGSGRFLLARREFVIADLKSTSLDRNNQRPLSNGAPEPTPSLVGSPDPEQASESRVAFAPSWDPPIPASPQFRCLPPVPADMVFLVDGSWSVGHSHFQQVKDFLASVIAPFEIGPDKVQVGLTQYSGDAQTEWNLNSFGTKEQVLAAVHRLRYKGGNTFTGLALTHVLGQNLQPAAGLRPEAAKVVILVTDGKSQDDVHAAARVLRDLGVNIFAVGVKNADEAELRLLASPPRDITVHNVLDFPQLGALAGLLSRLVCQRLQDGGPRRGLAAAPALDTLPAPTGLVLSQVTSSSIHVSWTPAPRLPLKYLIVWRASRGGTPREVVVEGPAASAELHNLTSRTEYLVSVFPIYEGGVGEGLRGLATTAPLSPPRALTLATVTPRTVHLTWQPSAGATHYLVRCSPASSKGEEEEREVQVRRPEVLLDGLEPGRDYEISVQSLRGPESSEARGIRARTPILAPPRHLGFSDVSHDTARVIWEGAARPVRLVRVTYVSSEGGHSGQTEAPGNATSATLGPLSSSTTYTVRVTCLYPGGGSSTLTGQVTTKKVPSPSQLSVTEQPGDTVQLAWVAAAPSGVLVYQIKWTPLGEGKAHEISVPGNLDTAVLPGLGRHTEYDVTILAYYRDGARSDPVSLRYTPSTVNRSPPSNLALASETPNSLQVSWTPPRGRVLHYRLTYAPASGSGPEKSVSVPGPRSHVTLPDLQAATKYRVLVSAVYAAGRSEAVSATGQTACPALRPDSSLPGFDLMVAFGLVEKAYASIRGVAMEPSAFGGTPTFTLFKDAQLTRRISDVHPAPLPPEHTIVFLVRVLPETPREAFALWQMTAEDFQPVLGVLLDAGRKSLTYFHLDPRAALQEATFDPQEVRKIFFGSFHKVHVAVGRSKVRLYVDCRKVAERPLGEVGSAPSAGFITLGRLAKARGPRSSSAAFQLQTLQIVCSDTWADEDRCCELPASRDGETCPAFVSACSCSSETPGPPGPQGPPGLPGRNGTPGEQGFPGPRGEPGPPGQMGPEGPGGQQGSPGTQGRAVPGPVGPPGVKGEKGDHGLPGLQGHPGHQGIPGRVGLQGPKGMRGLEGTAGLPGPPGPRGFQGMAGARGTGGERGPPGAVGPTGLPGPKGERGEKGEPQSLATLYQLVSQACESAIQTHVSKFDSFHENTRPPMPILEQKLEPGTEPLGSPGARSKALLPGEWRQGSHHLEGRGEPGAVGQTGSPGQQGG, from the exons ggGACTCGGAACAGGAGGTGATACTGACCACCAAGACCCCTAAGGCCACAGTGGGGGGCCTGAGCCCCTCCAAGGGCTACACCTTGCAGATCTTCGAGCTCACTGGCTCTGGGCGCTTCCTGCTGGCTCGGAGGGAGTTTGTGA TTGCGGATCTGAAGAGTACCTCCTTGGACAGGAACAACCAGAGACCTCTCAGCAATGGAGCCCCGGAGCCCACCCCCTCCCTCGTGGGGAGCCCAGACCCTGAGCAGGCTTCCGAGTCCCGAGTTGCCTTTGCGCCAAGCTGGGATCCGCCCATTCCTG CCAGCCCCCAGTTCCGCTGCCTACCCCCTGTGCCTGCTGACATGGTCTTCCTGGTGGACGGGTCCTGGAGCGTTGGCCACAGTCACTTTCAGCAGGTCAAGGACTTCCTGGCCAGCGTCATTGCACCCTTTGAAATCGGGCCGGATAAGGTCCAAGTAG GCCTGACTCAGTACAGCGGCGATGCCCAGACTGAGTGGAACCTGAACTCCTTCGGCACCAAGGAGCAGGTGCTGGCAGCTGTGCACCGCCTCCGCTACAAGGGGGGGAACACATTCACAG GCCTCGCCCTGACCCACGTGCTGGGGCAGAACCTGCAGCCGGCGGCTGGCCTCCGTCCAGAGGCGGCCAAGGTGGTGATTCTGGTGACGGACGGCAAGTCCCAGGACGATGTGCACGCTGCTGCTCGTGTCCTCAGGGACCTGGGTGTGAACATCTTCGCTGTGG GTGTGAAGAACGCCGATGAGGCTGAGCTGAGGCTCCTGGCATCCCCGCCACGGGACATCACCGTCCACAACGTGCTGGACTTCCCGCAGCTTGGCGCGCTGGCTGGCCTGCTCAGCCGCCTCGTCTGCCAGAGGCTGCAGGATGGGGGCCCGCGGCGGGGCCTAG CAGCGGCTCCAGCCCTGGAcaccctccccgcccccaccggCCTGGTCCTGAGCCAGGTGACCTCCTCCAGCATCCACGTGTCCTGGACTCCAGCCCCCCGGCTCCCCCTCAAGTATCTGATTGTTTGGCGAGCCTCCAGAGGTGGCACCCCCAGGGAG gtggtggtggaggggccTGCCGCCTCCGCAGAGCTGCACAACCTGACCTCCCGCACAGAGTACCTGGTCTCCGTGTTCCCCATCTACGAGGGTGGGGTTGGCGAGGGCCTGCGGGGCCTGGCGACCACAG CACCTCTGTCTCCGCCCCGGGCACTGACCTTGGCCACAGTGACTCCCAGAACCGTCCACCTCACCTGGCAGCCCTCGGCCGGGGCCACCCACTACCTGGTGCGGTGCTCACCTGCTTCCTCcaagggtgaggaggaggagcgAGAG GTGCAGGTGAGGCGGCCCGAGGTGCTGCTGGATGGCCTGGAACCAGGCAGGGACTATGAGATCTCGGTGCAGAGCCTACGAGGCCCTGAGAGCAGCGAGGCCCGGGGCATCCGTGCCAGGACCC CCATCCTGGCCCCCCCGAGACACCTGGGCTTCTCAGATGTGAGCCACGACACGGCGCGAGTGATCTGGGAGGGCGCCGCAAGGCCTGTGCGCCTGGTCAGGGTCACCTATGTCTCCAGCGAGGGTGGACACTCGGGGCAG ACAGAGGCTCCTGGGAACGCCACCTCAGCCACGCTGGGGCCCCTCTCTTCCTCCACCACCTACACTGTCCGCGTCACCTGCCTCTACCCTGGGGGTGGCTCCTCTACGCTGACTGGCCAGGTCACCACCA AGAAAGTTCCCAGCCCAAGCCAGCTGTCCGTGACGGAGCAGCCGGGGGACACAGTCCAGCTGGCATGGGTGGCCGCAGCCCCGTCTGGCGTGCTTGTCTACCAGATCAAGTGGACGCCCCTGGGAGAGGGGAAGGCTCACGAG ATCTCTGTCCCAGGGAACCTCGACACGGCCGTCCTGCCTGGCCTAGGGAGGCACACGGAGTATGACGTCACCATCCTGGCCTACTACAGGGATGGCGCCCGCAGTGACCCTGTGTCCCTCCGCTATACCCCCT CCACAGTGAACAGGAGCCCCCCCTCCAACCTGGCCCTGGCCTCGGAGACCCCCAACAGCCTGCAGGTCAGCTGGACACCCCCACGTGGCCGCGTGCTCCACTACCGGCTCACCTACGCGCCCGCCTCTGGCTCAGGACCTGAGAAATCC GTCTCCGTGCCAGGACCCAGGAGCCACGTGACACTCCCCGACCTGCAGGCAGCCACCAAGTACAGGGTCCTGGTCTCAGCTGTCTACGCAGCAGGCAGGAGTGAGGCTGTGTCTGCCACGGGCCAGACAG CCTGCCCAGCCCTCCGCCCTGACAGCTCCCTCCCAG GGTTTGACCTGATGGTGGCCTTCGGCCTGGTGGAAAAGGCTTACGCTTCCATCCGGGGCGTGGCCATGGAGCCCTCTGCCTTCGGTGGGACCCCAACCTTCACGCTTTTTAAGGACGCCCAGCTGACAAGACGGATCAG tGACGTCCACCCAGCCCCGCTCCCTCCAGAGCACACCATCGTCTTCCTTGTGCGTGTGCTTCCCGAGACGCCCCGTGAGGCCTTTGCGCTGTGGCAGATGACGGCCGAGGACTTCCAGCCCGTCCTCGGGGTTCTGCTGGACG CCGGGAGGAAGTCCCTGACCTACTTCCACCTCGACCCCAGGGCTGCCTTGCAGGAGGCCACCTTCGACCCGCAGGAAGTGAGGAAGATTTTCTTCGGGAGCTTCCACAAG GTGCACGTGGCTGTGGGCCGCTCCAAGGTCAGGCTCTATGTGGACTGCCGGAAGGTGGCTGAGCGGCCCCTCGGGGAGGTGGGCAGCGCACCCTCTGCCGGCTTCATCACGCTGGGGAGGCTGGCCAAGGCCAGGGGCCCCCGGAGCAGCTCGGCCGCG TTTCAGCTCCAGACACTGCAGATCGTGTGCAGTGACACCTGGGCCGACGAGGACCGGTGCTGTGAGCTCCCTGCCTCG AGGGATGGAGAGACCTGCCCGGCCTTCGTGTCTGCCTGCTCCTGTTCCTCAGAGACCCCTGGGCCCCCAGGGCCCCAGGGACCCCCA GGCCTCCCTGGGAGGAACGGCACTCCGGGAGAGCAGGGCTTCCCCGGGCCCAGG GGAGAGCCCGGGCCACCTGGACAGATGGGACCAGAAGGTCCTGGAGGCCAGCAGGGGTCACCGGGGACCCAAGGCCGCGCAGTCCCGGGGCCTGTG GGTCCACCAGGGgtcaaaggagagaaaggagaccaTGGGCTCCCAGGCTTGCAG GGCCACCCCGGCCACCAGGGCATCCCCGGGAGAGTTGGCCTCCAGGGACCAAAG GGAATGAGAGGCCTGGAGGGAACTGCTGGCCTGCCGGGACCCCCTGGCCCCAGG GGGTTCCAGGGCATGGCAGGGGCCAGGGGCACTGGTGGAGAGCGAGGACCCCCAGGGGCTGTGGGGCCCACA GGGCTGCCGGGGCCCAAAGGGGAACGAGGAGAGAAG GGCGAGCCGCAGTCCCTCGCCACCCTCTACCAGCTTGTGAGCCAGGCCTGTGAGTCCGCCATCCAGA CACACGTGTCAAAGTTTGACTCCTTCCACGAGAACACCAGGCCCCCAATGCCCATCTTGGAGCAGAAGCTGGAGCCGGGCACTGAGCCCCTGGGGTCCCCTGGCGCCCGCAGCAAGGCCCTGCTTCCTGGAGAATGGAGGCAGGGTAGCCACCACCTAGAGGGCAGAG